The Sporosarcina sp. Marseille-Q4943 genome includes the window CCGCAGCATCAACGGAATTTTGGACGAATAGTGTAGCGGTATCTGCCGGGGCCGCTGCGAATAATTCGACCGTGCCGCCATTTGATGTCGTTTCGAGATTCACTTCTTTCAACGCTTTACGGAGCATGACGTCTTGTGTGCTTCCGATGACCGGGATGGCGACTTTTTTGCCATCGAGATCGGCAAGCTTTGAAACCCCGCCGCCTTCACTCGCGACTAGCACTGCTCCTCCATTCACCGCGCCGGATATCAAACGGAACGTCGGGTTTTTCACGTAGAAGTTGAGCAATGGGCCGGGTCCGACTGTACCGACGTCGATCGATTTCGTCGTCATAGCTTCCATGAACAGACCACCGTTGCTCACGGTCTTCGTTTCGATTTTTACATCTTCCCCAAATTCCTCTTCAAAATAGCCATTCTCCAAAGCGACAATCGTGGCGATATGCGTCAAATTCGGGAAGTACCCGATTTTCACCGACTTGCCGCCTGATGAAGAAGAGCCGCAAGCAGATAGGATCCCCACTACTAAAACTGTTAACAACGTCATCATCAATGACTTCTTCATTATCCATTTCTCCTTTGTATGCGGATCATGCGAGACCCCATTTTTTCTGAACAGAACGCTCCAAACGTAAAAACACGACATTATCCATAATCGTTCCGATCACCGCGATGATGATCATGACCGAGATGACGAGATCCATCTGACCGAGCGACCGCCCTGTCTCAAGCAGTTGCCCTAACCCTCCGCCCGAGCCAAGCAATTCCCCTGCCATTAACGCCCTCCATGAAAATGCCCAAGCGATGCGGAGTCCTGATAACAGTTGCGGAACGGACGCCGGCAAGATGACGGTGCGAATGAAATGGACCCCCGATGAGCCGAATGTTTTGGCGACCCGTTGGTATAGCGTCGGCACATTTCGGAAGCCGCTCGTCGCACTGACGGTCATCGTCCAAGTGGCGCCGATCGTGACGATGAACAGAATCGAGAAATCATTCAACCCGAACCAGATGATGGCGAGCGGGAACCAGACGATGCTCGGGATGGATTGCAACGCGGTGACGAGAAAGCCGAGTGTATCCTCGACTAGCTTATAGCGCCAAATGAGGTAGCCCATGATGACGCCCAAGACGATTGCAATGGCAAATCCGATTAGCAGGCGGCTCATGCTTTTGCCGATCGCGGCTACAATCTGGCCGTTCACGAGTCCGTTGAAAAGCGTCTCCAACACTTGTGTCAAACGGGGAAACATGAAATCGGGCAATACCGAAAGTCTAGATGTGACTTCCCATATCACCGCTATCATTGCGATGAAGATGATTCGTCTTAAAGCTGTAGTCATCACCCATTTCCTCCTTCAACACCTTTTCGATTTCCTCTTCCAAAATGGCTAAAATCCGCTGTTCCGTATGCAATGTCACACTATCGGGCAACACGCCGTCCTTCGATGTCGGAACAGGAATGATCTCCTTCACCTTTCCGGGACGTGTGCCGAACACGATCACTCTCTCCGATAGCAAAACGGCTTCCCGTATATTGTGTGTCACGAAGAAGATCGTCACTTTCGTCTTCTTCCATATGTCGATCAATTCTTTATGGAGCACCATTCTCGTCTGTTCATCGAGCGCGGAGAATGGTTCATCCATCAATAAAATA containing:
- a CDS encoding aliphatic sulfonate ABC transporter substrate-binding protein, which encodes MKKSLMMTLLTVLVVGILSACGSSSSGGKSVKIGYFPNLTHIATIVALENGYFEEEFGEDVKIETKTVSNGGLFMEAMTTKSIDVGTVGPGPLLNFYVKNPTFRLISGAVNGGAVLVASEGGGVSKLADLDGKKVAIPVIGSTQDVMLRKALKEVNLETTSNGGTVELFAAAPADTATLFVQNSVDAAATQEPWGNILETQANGKLILDWDEFAWGKESTNTVVAASDEFLKNKEFAKAYLEAHKRAVEFIQQNPEEAQKLVIKHIQELTGKEINEEETAAAFAKLEVTTEVNEQVIQEMADISKEAGYVTSSDIDGMIDLSYLLGK
- a CDS encoding ABC transporter permease gives rise to the protein MTTALRRIIFIAMIAVIWEVTSRLSVLPDFMFPRLTQVLETLFNGLVNGQIVAAIGKSMSRLLIGFAIAIVLGVIMGYLIWRYKLVEDTLGFLVTALQSIPSIVWFPLAIIWFGLNDFSILFIVTIGATWTMTVSATSGFRNVPTLYQRVAKTFGSSGVHFIRTVILPASVPQLLSGLRIAWAFSWRALMAGELLGSGGGLGQLLETGRSLGQMDLVISVMIIIAVIGTIMDNVVFLRLERSVQKKWGLA